Genomic DNA from Babylonia areolata isolate BAREFJ2019XMU chromosome 9, ASM4173473v1, whole genome shotgun sequence:
cgttcttggccaggtGGTCTGCCTTTTCGTTACCCCGAATGCCAATGTAGTATGTGGCACATCTGCTGTGCACATGGCCTCGAACGATGTATCACGCATGCGCTTTAAGCGTTCGCGTTTGACCAGCCAAAAACAACTCATGATTCCATCCATGTCTATCCTAAGATTATACTAGATCGCAAAAGAACAAACTGGTGTTCCTGTCTGACGCTGGGTACGCAAGCAATGACACATGGTGGCAGCGGTAAAGCGGTAAACAGTGCAATACATCGAAGATAGAAATAATGACTGTGAAAACCGTGAACTGTGATTGTGAAGGTATGTAGATTTTATCGACATAGCATTGTTGGAGCAGCATTGTATTCGCGATGTCTTTCAAACCGCCTTCAGCATTCGACTTTTCTGCGCCAGAGCAGTGGCCAACATGGCGACAGCGCTTCCAAAGATATCATACATGCatggaactttaaaaaaaatcattagataTCCAAGTATCATCCCTTATCTATAGTATGGGACCAGAAGCAGAGAAAATTTACTCAACTTTCGAAATTACTCCTGCTACAACATTTGATGATGTGATCAAACTTTTCAATGAACATTTCACACCAAAAGTGAATGTAATACGCAAATGTGCAGTTTTTCACCAACGTACTCAACTTCAGGGAGAAAACGTAGAGACCTACATTCATGTCCTCTACGATCTCGCAGAACACACAGAATTTCAAGACAAGGAATCAGCTATCCAGGATAGGCTTGTTGTTGGCTTACTAGATAGGGAGCTATCAGAAAAGTTACAACTCCAAGCCACACTGACACTCAAAGAGGCTACTCAGATAGCACGTCAGCATGAACTAGTAAAGCAGCAGTTGTCTGCTCAGCGCCCATCATCTTCACACGTAGATGCAGTCCACGGACAGCGTGGTTCTAGGCGAGGCGGTCATGATGGTTACCAGGGCGGCGCCCATGGCAACACTGGTGGGCCTCAACATGGCAGCAACCCACAGTGTGGCACAAGTGGCAAACATAGAGGTTATCACGGTCATCACTCTGCTTCACGGGGAGGCAGAGGAGGTGGATACAGTAACAAATGCAACAGATGTGGTAGGGATTCTCATCAAGGAAATGACTGTCCAGCCAAAGGAAAAACATGTCGCAGTTGTGGAAAACTGAATCATTTCTCTGTTGTGTGCCGCAGTAGaccaaaacaaactgacacagtagaggaggcaacatCTGACAACACATTCTTCTTGGGAGCTGTAGAAACTAATGTTCCTCCATGGTATGCAAAACTAGACATTTGTGACTCAGTCTGTCAATTCAAGATTGACACAGGAGCAGACATTTCTATTATGTCACGTAGCCAGTATGACAAGCCAACAGGAGGCAGCTTTCCAACAAACAAAACGCCTCCTCACCTCTACACCAGTCCTTGCTCACTACAGCCCTGACCGAGAAACAAGCATTGCAGCTGATGCTTCCAACACAGGAATCTGGGCAGTGCTCTACCAAACACAAAACGATGGCACACGACGAGCCATCTGCTTCATTTCAAGATCACTCACAGATGCAGAGAAGAATTACGCAGTCATCGAAAAGGAAGCCCTGGCAGCTACTTGGGCCTGCGAGAGACTGAGGGAATATGTCTTGGGACTGAAGTTCACCCTGGAAACAGACCACATGCCATTGGTCCCCTTGCTCAACACAACAGAACTGCACAAGATGCCACCACGGATCCAGTGTTTCTGCCTCCGTCTCATGCGATACAACACCAAAGTCACCCATGTGGCAGGAAAAAAGCAGGTCAAGCAGTATGCACTATGAATCTCACCGAACTTCTTTTGAGAGAGTCTGTtcacctctctcctcttccccccactgATCTAGTCACATGTCATAATCAAACTTATACAAGTACTGAATCTAAAACTCATATGTTAACAAGAGATAATGAAATTATGTCCCTTTACATGATATTACAATTTGAACACAAAACATTCCCAGGGCAAGTGAATTCCAATCTGACAAAGAAGCTGAAGGTCACATTCCCATTCAAGGACCATTTTAAAAGTCAAGAAAAGATTGAAATTGTTAACCTTCTGCTGGAAGTAACAGCTTCAAACTTGTTACCAATACCATaatctgtatcagtgtatggatGTCACTGAACAAGAAATAAGAACCAGCTGTTGTCTTCACTCAGCATTCCACATGCACTATAGTCTTCAAAGCACACAAATGATTTCAATTGAAACACAGCCCTTGCTACACAAAACCATTTGAAAACCTTTAACTGCCACTGCTAATGCGACTGTTAacaattaactctttcaccgccagtcaatttagagtacaaaattcccttgtggtatatacacagaaaagacagtggctaagaatagcaggggattccccctgcgatgtatggtaaatatggcctatcctgccaccgcacactaagagcagtaggttcatagataaaagaccaatgaatggtcacctttcagtgacatgggtcctctaccacgcctgtgcataaatgcgagcttggtggtgaaagggttaaaaaaaaaaaaaaaaagcctcagacATCATCAGAGTGTCATGGTAACTACACAGTGTAAGCAATAGAACCACTGAGACAATCTGACAGTCAAAACCATCAACACTTGGCTTTAGAGAAAGGACCAGTCATCCAACTATGGTTCCATGATTGAAGACCAAATCAGCCATCCAACTGTGGCTCCAAGAACCCCCATACGTCTCAGAGACAGAATGGATCAGCATGAATATGCTCAAGAAAGTGGTACGTTGATTTAGAACAGCTGGCACATTTGTATCAGTTTCTTTATAAAGCTGAAACAGTGGGAGATAGTGGGGATAGAGAGTGCCAATTACTGTTGGGGAAAAttatgaccccccaccccccaaaaaaaaagtactgaacaaagaattaacacAACAGGTTTTTACATCCACATCAAAATTAACACCAACAGCTTCTGCCTACTTTATGGGCACTGGGCActagaacaaaaccaaaaccaaaatccAAGCTTGGCCAACAAACTAAACATGGTTTCATATTCAATTGTTTAATCACCTCCATGTGAAAAAAGACGAGGTTGAGGCAAGAGACAAGGCTGACAACATCTATCAGAACAAAATCCAGAGGACCAAACCTGCATGGCCAAATACTGAACCCAGTTACACATCTAAATAATGTGACAAGATATTCCCCACGCACCCAGTTAAATTTGGTTGTGACTTCAAACCCCCTTATAAAATTTGTAGGGTAAGCCATACTAAAAGAATTATGCCATATCATTTTGTTAAAAAAGTGATGGATCATAAATCTGTCAGATCATAAATGTATAAAAGTACTGTATGATAATAATTTCAGTATTAGGTGTCATACCCAAATGAACACTGTAGACTGAGCACACATGGACAACAAGGTCCTGCAACAACATTCTGAACTCTTTCAGCACAGGGTCAATTGTGGTCATATCCTAAGGGACACCTCAGGATGCATTAATATTTCATTTCCATTTCAAAATTCAATTCATTTATTGCCCAGCAGACCACAAACAGCCATCTCAGGGCTGAAAATAAGTCAGGCAGAggaaatgaaaatggaaaaaacatCACCTGCCTGGGGGACGGCAAAGACAGATCTCTTGCATGCGGACACTTTGGCCAATCTTGACCCCAAGGCCAAAACGAGAGTTATGGCCGATGCCAGTCCAGTCAGTTTGGGCGTGGTACTAGTGCAGACACAGAACAGAATCCACCACAAAATTGTATTATGCCAGCAGACGTTTGACTAGTGTTGAACGGTGTTActcacaaacagagaaacaagcaCTGGCACTGGTATGGGTGTGTGAGAGATTTCACCAGTTTCTCCTTGGCACTGATTTTGTTCTCGAGACAGATCACAAACCTCTTGAGTTCATTTACTCAAAGAGATCAAAACCCTCACCATGCACTGAACGATGGGTTTGGGGGTTACAAAACTACAATTTCACTGTTCAGTACGGACCTGGATCACAAAACATTGATTATCCACTGTCAAGGTTGGTTGGTAGTGACGAAAACAGAGCATGCACGTATGGTGACAGGACAAAGCACAGCCCAGCAGAAGAATACATTTGTTTTGCTGCAAACATTGCCGTCCCATCTACAATGACATCGCAGGAAATAGAGACTGTAGCAGACACAGAACCATAAATGATAGCATTGAGAAAATGTGTTCAAACAGCCAGTTGGCAAGAATGTCCAAATCAAGCTTTCAAAGGTGTGAAAGAAGAGTTGATATGTTTTTGAAAGCTTGTTCTTAGAGGGAATAGACTTGTCATCCCAGAAAAGCTAAGGAAAAGAGTTCTAGAAATTGCTCATGAATGACACCAAGGGAtagtgaaaacaaaagaaaaactgagGACAAAAGTATGGAGGccagggatggacagagagacagaaatgctAGTTGTTGTATATATGTTATTGTTCTGCAATAAGACACCAAGGGAAACAACCTGACATAGAGCTTGGTAACATCCGGGTCTACTGAATTAAATCATGGACACCTGaacgtctttgttttgttgtagtaAGTGATGTTTGCTCTCTTACTCCCGtatcacacataacacactaGTCAGAGCATGTCATGAGTGTCAGATTGTGAGTCAGCCTTCCCCACCAGAACCAGTTAGCATTAGGAAGTTCCCAGATGACCCTTGGCAAGATCTAGCTGTTGATCTGCTGGGTCCACTCACCAGTCTAATCAATGGATTATGATTCAGACAGTATAAATGCATATCTCAAATGAAAACAAGCTCAGCAGAAATTTCTCTTGTGTGTCACACTTCATGCTGACCTTTTGAGAGTTAGTCAACTATAAATTTCAGTGTTTGTGGACTGCTCAAAAAGTTCTACAATAAGGAATTCATGGATACTCTACACAAAATTACAAATAATATAATGCTTCATTTTCAGTGCAAGTGTACTACTAAAAAACTTCTGCAGCAAGGAGATCGTGGATACTCTGCACAAGTGAAAACAGTATACATCATATTCAGTGCTAGTGCACTGCTAAAATAATCTTCTGCAGCAAGGAGTTCATGGGTACTCTAGTCTACACAAAAGTGCGAATGATATGCATCATTTTCAGTGCTGGTGCACTGCAAAAATGAAACTGCAGCAAGAAGTTTATGGATTCACTACACGAGTGTAAATAAtgtgtatcattatcattcagtGCTATTGCATTGCTCAAACCCTTCTGCAGGAAGAAGTTCATGAATACTCTATAGAACAGTGCAACTAAGTACATTTCTTTGACACAATACCCATTTCAGAGACTGGAGGAAtatgggtatgtgtgtctgttgggggaggtgggggaatcaCCTGAATAATGCCATCGGCACACCACATGGTGTACGTGAAATCAGAATGGTGCAATTGGCTCGCCACAAAGTGTGGAATCTCCAGAGCGGTGCCACTGACTCACATCATGGTGTGTGGGGAATCTGAATGGAGCCATTGACTCActaagtggtggtgtgtggtgaattTCCTGAACAGAGCCATCCACTCACCGCATGCTGTGTGGGGAGTGGTGCCATGGACCCACCACAAGGTGATGCAGAATCTCCTGAAGGATGCCATCGACTCaccaagtggtgtgtgtggaatctCCTCATGAAGCCATCAACTTACCAGGTGGAGTGTGTTGGGGAATCTCCGGAATGCTGCCACTGACTCATCCAGTGCTTCACAGGGTGGCCAGGATGCGAGAGAAGGAGATGACGACCAGTACCACTGTCTGTGCCACCCCACACACCAGGCTGTAGAACGGGGTCAGGGTGAAGTCCGAGGCCCGGCACACGCCTGCGATGGCAGCGCCTGTGGACGAcgcacacagtgtgacacacacatacagacacaatatcacacacacacatgcacacacacacagagtatatatttATAAGACATTGTGATCTCTTTCCGTTATTggccacagtaaaaaaaaacaaacaaaaaaacatcagcaaAAAGCATGCATGGTACTATTGGTAAAAAAGATATTTCTTACTTCTGTCACCAAAGCTGTTCTGATTTTACACTTCTGAAAATGCCAGACCACATGATAAGACAAAAACATTTTCATAGGTAAAACTTCAAGAACCTACATTTGAGTCATACTCCTAAATCTCCTGAAGATACAGACATATGACTAAACatgatttttctgtctttcttatgaattttatataataattaatattcacatcaatgtttgtgtgtctgcagaATTTCACCCATGTTGGTCAATCACTCAACAGCAAAAAAATTACTAATTAGTAACCTACTAATACCAAGTAAATTATGTGGAAAGTTAAAATAAGGAAACTGTGAACAGTAATTATAtcaatacagaaagaaaatataaatgtTATTGCCCTAAGATAATACGCGAACAGATTCTTATTTAATCATACATTATACAGACAAGCATATATATTTGATTAATGTGCAAAAATGCATAAAAACCCATAATTTGTAACTGTAAGTCTCAACATACAATTCTGAATATAAATTATATATCAAATATGGGGTTTGGGGTGTTCCACCTTGGCAGATATAATAATTACATTCCTTGTAGGTCTAACTTTAAGACAGTATCAATGCAAACATAAAGATCATCATTTACTCATGTTTTGTAattgaaattacacacacacacacacacacacacacacacacacacacacacacacacactgtattagtGATCGCATAATATGCATGCAATATGCACATGTGTTTACAGCAAATCCACATTAATTTTGCCAACACTTACTGCTTATGACTCCACCTGTCAAAGGGGAGAGTATGCCCATGACAAGGACGGCCAAGGGCATCCACCTTCCCAGTTTGTGTTTCCGAAGTCGGCAGAAGGCGATCAGTGTGCCACCAAGGTGAATGAACAGGGATGAAAACAGGGCCCACAGGAACACAGAGTACCAGATTTCTGAAATGACACACCCCCCTCCAGAGGACATGACttcacactttcagtttcacacatGCAAGTGATTTGATCAT
This window encodes:
- the LOC143286148 gene encoding transmembrane protein 170A-like, which translates into the protein MASSGAHDSVLNIISLTAGELRTFTEIWYSVFLWALFSSLFIHLGGTLIAFCRLRKHKLGRWMPLAVLVMGILSPLTGGVISSAAIAGVCRASDFTLTPFYSLVCGVAQTVVLVVISFSRILATL